From Chromohalobacter canadensis, one genomic window encodes:
- a CDS encoding TetR/AcrR family transcriptional regulator, with the protein MSISTQAQGRSVHTREKLKHTGLALFAQHGYEGTSLAQIAAETGIKKPSIYNHFPNKAALFLAIFEEVESGIVALIDDSLTRSHDLPTRERLERLIRSCATFIRREHQGVFYKRYLLFPPTDVATQVAAISNDNERRINAHLHVLFEDGRQAGELRALPEAQFIAAFYCLMDGLFAENFYYDADTFERRLEGAWAVFWAGVEA; encoded by the coding sequence ATGAGCATATCCACGCAGGCCCAGGGACGTTCAGTGCATACCCGCGAAAAACTCAAACACACCGGTCTCGCCCTTTTCGCCCAACATGGCTATGAAGGCACCAGCCTGGCGCAAATCGCCGCCGAAACGGGCATCAAGAAGCCGTCCATCTACAACCATTTTCCCAACAAGGCGGCGCTCTTCCTGGCGATCTTCGAAGAGGTCGAAAGCGGCATCGTCGCGCTCATCGACGACAGCCTGACACGTTCCCACGACTTGCCCACGCGTGAGCGCCTAGAGCGACTCATCCGCTCGTGTGCCACCTTCATCCGTCGCGAGCACCAGGGCGTTTTCTACAAGCGCTACCTGCTCTTTCCGCCCACGGATGTGGCGACACAAGTCGCCGCTATTTCGAATGACAACGAGCGGCGCATCAACGCCCATCTGCACGTACTTTTCGAAGATGGCCGCCAAGCTGGCGAACTACGCGCACTGCCCGAGGCGCAGTTCATCGCCGCCTTCTACTGCCTGATGGATGGCCTGTTCGCCGAGAACTTCTACTACGATGCCGATACGTTCGAACGACGTCTGGAAGGGGCCTGGGCCGTCTTTTGGGCAGGAGTGGAAGCCTGA
- a CDS encoding alpha/beta fold hydrolase yields the protein MMLIVFVAWCMLLGVLFVAACLWGLRRMTRGLAREAEAQLPPCGSFIDTSGGRLHYIDVGQGPPLVMIHGLGGQLQHFTYALAEALGNDFRVIAIDRPGSGYSDPTDDRCAHLACQAQALHEAWQALGVERPLVVGHSMGGAVALTLALEYPEEVAGLALLAPLVAQVSDVPPAMRLLAIRSPRRRRWMAETLAIPLTRVTSRQALAQVFAPEAVPADYATRGGGCLALRPQAFHAASTDLAMLEHELPRQVPRYAALEVPIGVMFGAHDRILEPTLHIETLQRQYPDMFVHVEPEAGHMLPIMRPQATAAFIRRMAARAWPSSLNS from the coding sequence ATGATGCTGATCGTATTCGTGGCCTGGTGCATGTTACTCGGTGTGCTGTTTGTCGCAGCGTGTCTCTGGGGGCTGCGGCGCATGACGCGTGGTCTGGCCCGCGAGGCCGAAGCGCAGTTACCGCCGTGCGGCAGCTTCATCGACACCTCCGGCGGGCGCTTGCATTACATCGATGTCGGCCAGGGGCCGCCGCTGGTCATGATCCATGGCCTGGGTGGCCAGCTGCAGCATTTCACCTATGCCCTGGCCGAGGCACTGGGCAATGATTTCCGTGTCATTGCCATTGACCGGCCGGGGTCGGGATATTCCGATCCCACCGATGACCGGTGCGCCCATTTGGCCTGTCAGGCCCAGGCGTTGCACGAGGCGTGGCAGGCCCTGGGTGTCGAGCGGCCACTCGTGGTGGGGCATTCGATGGGCGGTGCGGTGGCCCTGACGCTGGCGTTGGAGTATCCCGAGGAGGTCGCGGGGCTGGCATTGCTCGCGCCCTTGGTGGCACAGGTGTCGGATGTACCACCGGCGATGCGTCTGTTGGCGATTCGCTCGCCACGCCGGCGGCGCTGGATGGCCGAGACGCTCGCCATTCCCCTGACGCGCGTGACCTCGCGGCAAGCATTGGCGCAGGTGTTCGCACCGGAGGCGGTCCCTGCGGATTACGCGACCCGCGGCGGCGGATGCTTGGCATTGCGTCCCCAAGCCTTCCATGCAGCCTCCACCGACCTGGCCATGCTCGAGCACGAATTGCCACGGCAAGTACCGCGCTATGCGGCGCTGGAAGTGCCAATAGGCGTCATGTTCGGCGCGCACGACCGGATTCTCGAGCCAACGTTGCATATCGAAACGCTGCAGCGTCAGTACCCCGATATGTTCGTGCATGTGGAGCCGGAAGCGGGGCACATGCTGCCCATCATGAGGCCCCAGGCAACGGCGGCTTTCATTCGGCGCATGGCGGCACGGGCTTGGCCTTCCTCTTTGAATTCCTGA
- a CDS encoding class I SAM-dependent methyltransferase, with translation MPARLQVYRAMARVLGTFDSLGWRVGYRYGDRQLLEKVILPALAREVGVGHVLLVGCAWYTRDYPDLFPTSRVTTLDVDPAKSPFGAERHIVADMIALAAHLPPESLDAVVCNGVLGWGLDSPDDIETAFASAVACLRPGGHLLLGWNDIPPYNAVPPDAVAALDEVYPRAIPGLDQHSLIALERNQHCYQAFQKPEARS, from the coding sequence ATGCCCGCGAGATTGCAAGTGTACCGCGCCATGGCACGCGTTCTGGGAACATTCGACTCCTTGGGATGGCGCGTGGGTTACCGTTATGGTGATCGCCAGTTGTTGGAGAAGGTGATCCTCCCGGCGCTGGCCAGGGAAGTCGGCGTCGGTCATGTGCTGCTCGTCGGCTGCGCCTGGTACACGCGCGATTATCCTGACCTCTTTCCCACAAGCCGCGTGACCACCCTGGACGTCGACCCGGCCAAATCGCCCTTCGGGGCTGAGCGCCATATCGTCGCGGACATGATCGCGTTGGCAGCGCATCTGCCGCCCGAAAGCCTGGATGCCGTGGTTTGCAACGGTGTGCTCGGCTGGGGGTTGGATTCGCCCGACGATATCGAGACTGCCTTTGCCTCGGCGGTGGCCTGTCTGCGGCCCGGTGGTCACCTCCTGCTGGGCTGGAACGATATCCCGCCCTACAACGCTGTGCCCCCGGATGCCGTGGCGGCGCTCGATGAGGTGTACCCGCGCGCGATTCCCGGTCTCGACCAGCACAGCCTGATCGCGCTGGAGCGCAATCAGCACTGCTACCAGGCTTTTCAGAAGCCGGAGGCGAGGTCATGA
- a CDS encoding heavy metal sensor histidine kinase, translating to MRAPASLSMRLSLLFALVSLVLLGGLGAYLYHALGQQIAWRDDQMLQGRLERMEALLDDGESIAALRRRPLLYANMLGNRESLLWMLDAHGVPLIEVNPPGLPVPELPPAPEGRLGAHPAAESTRLAWRTLEHDGRRLTLVAGKTLDERERMLAAYRLRLWLAMGAGAVLACGLGWVVVRRGLRPVRRLAARARTIDVAHLHRRLEANDETTELRELSRALNQMLARLEEGFAQLSRFSEDLAHEMRTPLGNLLGATQQALQRERTREEYRQLLGSHVEEYERLSRMIETMLFLARTEQPSRALPRETVDLQGLADQLCDYFEGMADEDGRELMSDMQGRVRANLDLLRRALANLIDNALRHGRSGTEIHLVSRRDAGDWHLGVINHGEPIPDAERARLFERFYRGDPARSQSVGTGGLGLAIVRSVAQLHGGEAWCESDAAVNAFWLSLPTGDDDRVDRCPGRGQR from the coding sequence ATGCGCGCGCCGGCCTCCCTCTCGATGCGCCTGTCGTTGCTCTTCGCCCTGGTGAGCCTGGTGCTGCTTGGCGGCCTTGGCGCCTATCTCTACCATGCCCTGGGCCAACAGATCGCCTGGCGCGACGACCAGATGCTGCAAGGCCGTCTTGAGCGCATGGAGGCGCTTCTGGACGACGGCGAGAGCATTGCGGCGCTGCGCCGCCGGCCGCTGCTCTACGCCAACATGCTGGGCAATCGCGAGAGCCTGCTGTGGATGCTCGATGCGCACGGCGTGCCGCTGATCGAGGTCAATCCGCCGGGTTTGCCGGTGCCGGAACTGCCGCCGGCTCCGGAGGGACGACTCGGGGCGCATCCTGCCGCCGAGTCGACGCGTCTGGCCTGGCGCACCCTCGAGCATGACGGGCGCCGCCTGACCCTGGTGGCCGGCAAGACGCTCGACGAGCGCGAGCGGATGCTGGCCGCCTATCGGTTGCGGCTATGGCTCGCCATGGGGGCGGGCGCGGTGCTGGCCTGCGGTCTGGGCTGGGTCGTCGTACGGCGTGGCCTGCGGCCGGTGAGACGGCTGGCCGCGCGGGCGCGCACGATCGACGTGGCGCATCTGCATCGGCGCCTGGAGGCGAACGACGAGACGACGGAGCTGCGTGAGCTGAGCCGTGCGCTCAATCAGATGCTGGCGCGCTTGGAAGAAGGGTTCGCCCAGCTGTCACGCTTTTCCGAGGACCTCGCCCACGAGATGCGAACGCCCTTGGGCAACCTGCTGGGGGCGACCCAGCAGGCCTTGCAGCGGGAACGCACGCGGGAGGAATACCGCCAGCTGCTGGGCTCTCACGTCGAGGAGTACGAGCGGCTGTCGCGCATGATAGAGACCATGCTGTTCCTGGCGCGCACCGAGCAGCCCTCGCGGGCGCTGCCGCGTGAAACGGTCGACCTGCAAGGCCTCGCCGACCAGCTCTGCGACTACTTCGAGGGCATGGCCGACGAGGACGGGCGCGAGCTGATGAGCGACATGCAGGGGCGGGTGAGGGCCAATCTCGACCTGCTGCGCCGGGCGCTCGCCAACCTCATCGATAACGCGCTACGCCATGGGCGCAGCGGCACCGAGATCCATCTAGTGTCGCGGCGAGATGCCGGGGATTGGCACCTCGGTGTGATCAACCACGGGGAACCGATTCCTGATGCGGAGCGGGCGCGGCTCTTCGAGCGCTTCTATCGCGGCGATCCGGCGCGATCCCAGTCGGTGGGCACTGGTGGCCTGGGGCTGGCGATCGTGCGTTCAGTGGCGCAGCTGCATGGGGGCGAGGCCTGGTGCGAAAGCGATGCGGCCGTCAACGCCTTCTGGTTGAGTCTGCCAACGGGCGACGACGACCGCGTTGACAGGTGCCCAGGCCGTGGGCAACGCTAA
- a CDS encoding heavy metal response regulator transcription factor: MRILLVEDESKTADYLARGLGEVGYRVEVARDGLDGRHLIEEADFDLVILDVMLPGLDGWELLRLIRRNGQVPVLFLTARDAVEYRVKGLELGADDYLVKPFSFVELLARVRTLLRRGPLRERECFQVAELHMNVLKRRVTRGETRLALTNKEFALLQLLLEREGEVLSRTLIASEVWGMNFDSDTNVVEVAVRRLRAKVDDPFTRRLIHTERGMGYVLEDRG, translated from the coding sequence ATGCGCATCCTGCTGGTGGAAGACGAGAGCAAGACCGCCGACTACCTAGCCAGGGGGCTGGGGGAGGTCGGGTATCGGGTCGAGGTAGCCCGGGACGGACTGGACGGCCGGCATCTGATCGAGGAGGCCGACTTCGACTTGGTCATCCTCGACGTCATGCTGCCGGGGCTCGACGGTTGGGAACTGCTGCGGCTGATCCGGCGTAATGGTCAAGTGCCGGTGTTGTTCCTGACCGCCCGGGACGCCGTGGAGTACCGGGTCAAGGGCTTGGAGCTGGGCGCTGATGACTATCTGGTCAAACCTTTCTCTTTCGTCGAGCTGCTGGCCCGGGTGAGGACGCTGCTGCGCCGTGGTCCGCTGCGGGAGCGGGAGTGCTTTCAGGTGGCCGAGCTGCACATGAACGTGTTGAAACGTCGGGTCACACGGGGTGAGACGCGGCTGGCGCTGACCAATAAGGAATTCGCGCTGCTGCAACTGCTACTCGAGCGCGAAGGCGAGGTATTGTCGCGGACCTTGATCGCCTCCGAAGTATGGGGCATGAACTTCGATAGCGACACCAATGTGGTGGAGGTGGCCGTGCGGCGGTTGCGAGCCAAGGTGGACGATCCTTTCACGCGTCGATTGATTCACACCGAGCGTGGCATGGGCTACGTGCTGGAGGACCGCGGCTGA
- the uraH gene encoding hydroxyisourate hydrolase, which translates to MRLSRTLIAALGLCAATPALAADNPLSVHVLNIQSGQPSPGIEVQLEKRTESGWKSLATDSTAESGRISALYPDDQAFTPGIYRVTFETGDWFAEHDTQTFFPEIPVPFEVTDTSQHYHIPLLLSPYGYSTYRGS; encoded by the coding sequence ATGCGCCTATCCCGCACGCTGATCGCCGCCCTCGGCCTATGCGCCGCCACCCCGGCCCTGGCTGCCGATAACCCGCTGAGCGTGCACGTGCTCAACATCCAGTCCGGCCAGCCGTCGCCGGGGATCGAGGTCCAGCTCGAGAAGCGCACCGAGAGCGGCTGGAAGTCGCTGGCCACCGATAGCACGGCCGAGTCCGGCCGCATCTCGGCACTCTATCCCGATGACCAAGCCTTTACCCCGGGCATCTATCGCGTGACCTTCGAAACCGGTGACTGGTTCGCCGAACACGACACCCAGACCTTCTTCCCCGAGATTCCGGTGCCCTTCGAGGTCACCGATACCTCACAGCACTATCATATTCCGCTGCTGTTGAGCCCCTACGGTTACTCCACCTACCGCGGTAGTTGA
- the djlA gene encoding co-chaperone DjlA, whose amino-acid sequence MLIAILIGAGLGFMFGKLPGLIIGAMLGYWVARRLVRRVVVSKLSQMQGQFLDSTFAVMGCICKADGHVSGDELRVVEALFERLRLNEAQRESAKAAFERGKADDFDLDAELATVRRVTGGQRALLQVFLQVQLSAIAADGELHPAEHEMLLRVARGLGCSEAEIEQIEAMLRGGQQQAGGGATTQQALTDAYRVLGVEADASDAELKRTYRRLMSQNHPDKLAGKGLPESMREMAETRTQEISNAYDLIKKSREANA is encoded by the coding sequence ATGCTGATCGCCATTTTGATTGGGGCCGGGCTCGGCTTCATGTTCGGTAAATTGCCGGGACTGATTATCGGTGCCATGTTGGGGTATTGGGTCGCGCGGCGTCTGGTACGCCGCGTGGTCGTCTCCAAGCTATCGCAAATGCAGGGTCAGTTTCTCGACTCGACGTTTGCCGTCATGGGGTGCATCTGCAAGGCGGACGGCCATGTCAGCGGCGACGAGCTGCGTGTCGTCGAGGCGCTTTTTGAGCGTTTACGATTGAACGAGGCGCAGCGCGAGAGCGCGAAGGCGGCCTTCGAACGCGGCAAGGCCGATGACTTCGACCTCGACGCTGAATTGGCCACGGTGCGGCGGGTGACCGGCGGGCAGCGCGCGCTGTTGCAGGTGTTCCTGCAAGTCCAGCTTTCGGCCATTGCCGCCGATGGTGAATTGCATCCCGCCGAGCATGAAATGCTACTGCGCGTGGCGCGTGGACTGGGATGCAGCGAAGCCGAGATCGAACAGATCGAGGCCATGCTGCGTGGTGGTCAACAGCAAGCCGGCGGCGGTGCGACAACGCAGCAGGCGCTGACCGACGCCTACCGGGTCCTGGGCGTCGAAGCAGATGCCAGCGATGCCGAGCTCAAGCGGACCTATCGCCGCCTGATGAGTCAGAACCACCCGGACAAGCTGGCCGGTAAGGGCCTGCCCGAGAGCATGCGCGAAATGGCCGAGACTCGTACCCAGGAAATCTCCAACGCCTACGACCTGATCAAGAAGTCTCGCGAAGCGAACGCCTGA
- a CDS encoding 1-deoxy-D-xylulose-5-phosphate synthase, which produces MKLFDEIPAERPATPLLDSLESPAALHDFNAAQLRELADELRAYLLYSVGCTGGHFGAGLGVVELTVALHHILDTPYDRLVWDVGHQAYPHKILTGRREQMSTIRQFGGLAAFPKRDESPYDTFGVGHSSTSISAALGMALAARTKGEKRRVCAVIGDGALSAGMSFEALAHAGHVDANMLVILNDNEMSISENVGGMASYLARILVSKPYTVMRENSKRVLSHLPGALELARRTEEHVKGMVSPATLFEEMGFNYIGPIDGHDLPTLVQALGSMTNLEGPQFLHIKTCKGRGFRPAEADPIGYHAITKLEKTASEPPPKKEPRSPNAAMAEPEAKPQSKPKAKPRSEDVMRPTPRKYCNVFGEWLCDMAAADTRLIGITPAMREGSDLIRFSREYPERYYDVAIAEQHAVTLAAGMACEGMKPVVAIYSTFLQRGYDQLIHDVAVQALDVTFAIDRAGVVGEDGPTHHGALDLAYLRCIPGMVVLAPADEAECRAMLSAAYHHEGPAAVRYPRGTGPGATLAPGLEALPIGEAETRRTGAQDGVALLAFGSMNGPAAEVAERLDATHLNMRSVKPLDRDAILAAARRHRLLVTLEENVVAGGAGSGVNELLAAEGVQVEVLNLGLPDAFVEHGKPAELLTACGLDAEGIEAAVRQRWGAPHHND; this is translated from the coding sequence ATGAAGCTGTTCGATGAGATTCCTGCCGAACGTCCGGCCACGCCGTTGCTCGACTCGCTCGAGTCCCCGGCGGCGTTACATGATTTCAATGCGGCGCAGCTGCGAGAACTGGCCGACGAGCTGCGTGCTTACCTGCTCTATAGTGTCGGCTGTACTGGCGGCCACTTCGGCGCGGGGCTGGGTGTGGTTGAGTTGACCGTCGCCTTGCACCATATTCTCGACACACCGTATGACCGCCTTGTCTGGGATGTCGGCCATCAAGCCTACCCGCACAAGATCCTCACCGGGCGTCGTGAGCAGATGTCGACTATCCGCCAGTTCGGCGGACTGGCGGCGTTTCCCAAGCGGGATGAGTCGCCCTACGACACCTTTGGTGTCGGCCATTCGAGCACCTCGATCTCGGCGGCGCTGGGCATGGCGCTGGCGGCGCGAACCAAGGGCGAGAAGCGCCGCGTCTGCGCGGTGATCGGCGACGGCGCCTTGAGCGCCGGCATGTCGTTCGAAGCGCTGGCGCATGCCGGGCATGTCGATGCCAATATGTTGGTGATTCTCAACGACAATGAGATGTCGATTTCCGAGAACGTCGGCGGTATGGCCAGTTATCTGGCACGCATCCTGGTCAGCAAGCCGTATACGGTGATGCGCGAGAACAGCAAGCGCGTGCTTTCGCATCTACCGGGCGCGCTGGAATTGGCGCGCCGCACCGAAGAGCACGTCAAGGGCATGGTCAGCCCGGCGACCTTGTTCGAGGAGATGGGCTTCAATTACATCGGTCCCATCGACGGCCACGACTTGCCGACCCTGGTGCAGGCGCTCGGCAGCATGACGAACCTCGAAGGGCCGCAGTTCCTGCATATCAAGACCTGCAAGGGGCGTGGTTTTCGCCCTGCCGAGGCTGACCCCATTGGCTACCATGCCATTACCAAGCTCGAGAAAACCGCCAGCGAGCCGCCGCCCAAGAAAGAGCCACGCTCGCCCAACGCGGCCATGGCTGAGCCTGAAGCCAAGCCCCAGTCCAAGCCCAAGGCCAAGCCACGCAGCGAAGATGTCATGCGCCCGACCCCGCGCAAATATTGCAATGTCTTCGGCGAGTGGCTCTGCGACATGGCGGCCGCGGATACGCGCTTGATCGGCATCACGCCAGCCATGCGCGAAGGTTCCGACCTGATTCGCTTCTCGCGCGAGTATCCCGAGCGTTACTACGACGTGGCGATCGCCGAGCAGCACGCGGTGACACTGGCGGCGGGCATGGCGTGCGAAGGCATGAAACCCGTGGTGGCGATCTATTCGACCTTCCTGCAGCGCGGCTATGATCAGTTGATCCATGACGTGGCGGTGCAGGCGCTCGACGTCACCTTCGCTATCGACCGCGCAGGCGTGGTCGGCGAAGACGGCCCCACGCACCATGGGGCGCTGGATCTCGCTTATCTGCGCTGCATCCCGGGCATGGTGGTGCTGGCGCCTGCCGATGAAGCCGAGTGCCGGGCCATGCTGAGTGCCGCCTATCATCACGAAGGACCGGCGGCGGTGCGCTATCCGCGCGGTACCGGGCCGGGTGCGACGCTTGCGCCCGGTCTCGAGGCACTGCCCATCGGCGAGGCCGAGACGCGGCGTACCGGCGCGCAGGACGGTGTGGCGCTGCTGGCGTTCGGCAGCATGAACGGTCCCGCCGCCGAGGTTGCCGAACGCCTAGATGCCACGCACCTCAATATGCGCAGCGTGAAACCGCTGGATCGTGACGCGATACTGGCGGCAGCGCGCCGACATCGGCTGCTGGTAACGCTCGAGGAGAATGTCGTCGCCGGAGGAGCGGGGAGCGGCGTCAATGAACTCTTGGCTGCCGAGGGTGTCCAGGTCGAGGTACTGAATCTTGGCCTGCCGGATGCCTTCGTCGAGCATGGCAAGCCCGCCGAATTGCTGACGGCGTGCGGTCTCGACGCCGAGGGCATCGAGGCCGCGGTGCGCCAGCGCTGGGGTGCGCCACACCACAATGACTAA
- the ispA gene encoding (2E,6E)-farnesyl diphosphate synthase — MVSVEPLAERDIITTARARTEHVLARVFERTTPVAGELDAAMRYGVLGGGKRLRPVLVYAAGRALGAEDTALDAPAAAIELIHAYSLIHDDLPAMDDDDMRRGRPTVHRVYNEAMAILTGDALQTLAFEVLAEARSPRLGAMVGVLAHASGRDGMAAGQALDLCAVGGQLDVDALATMHRYKTGALIRAAVRLGALAAVDEDDPRVAALDAYAAAIGLAFQIQDDILDVAGDAATLGKATGADAARAKPTYPALLGLEGARAKAHGLLDEALDALAPLGERAFPLADLARHMIDRDH, encoded by the coding sequence ATGGTGAGCGTTGAACCCCTGGCCGAGCGTGACATTATCACTACGGCGCGGGCGCGTACCGAGCACGTGCTGGCGCGGGTCTTCGAGCGCACGACGCCGGTCGCCGGCGAGCTCGATGCCGCCATGCGCTATGGCGTACTGGGCGGCGGCAAGCGCCTGCGCCCGGTGCTGGTGTATGCCGCTGGCCGCGCACTAGGCGCTGAGGACACCGCACTGGATGCCCCCGCTGCCGCTATCGAGCTGATCCACGCTTATTCGCTGATCCACGATGACTTGCCTGCCATGGACGACGACGACATGCGTCGTGGACGTCCTACCGTGCATCGTGTCTATAACGAGGCGATGGCCATCCTGACCGGTGACGCATTGCAAACGTTGGCTTTCGAGGTGCTCGCCGAGGCGCGCTCGCCACGTCTGGGGGCCATGGTGGGCGTGCTCGCTCACGCTTCGGGACGTGACGGCATGGCCGCCGGTCAGGCGCTGGATTTGTGCGCGGTGGGCGGCCAGCTGGATGTCGATGCCCTGGCGACCATGCATCGTTACAAGACCGGTGCGCTGATTCGTGCTGCCGTGCGGCTCGGCGCTCTGGCGGCCGTCGATGAAGATGACCCCCGTGTGGCGGCGCTGGATGCTTACGCTGCCGCCATCGGCTTGGCGTTCCAGATTCAGGATGACATCCTCGATGTCGCTGGCGACGCCGCGACCCTGGGCAAGGCCACCGGCGCTGACGCGGCGCGTGCCAAACCCACTTATCCGGCTTTGCTCGGCCTGGAAGGCGCCCGTGCCAAGGCGCACGGCCTGCTCGACGAGGCGCTGGACGCCTTGGCTCCCCTGGGCGAGCGAGCTTTTCCTCTGGCCGACTTGGCCCGCCATATGATCGACCGCGATCACTGA
- a CDS encoding exodeoxyribonuclease VII small subunit — MVEKDASVGDGAQPDEADVQDATPEDFAATLTRLESLVAQLESGELSLEASLVAFERGVHLTRDAQQRLENAELRVKALLEQPDGSFHETPFDAGEVDGER; from the coding sequence ATGGTGGAAAAGGATGCATCGGTTGGCGATGGCGCCCAGCCCGACGAAGCGGATGTTCAGGACGCTACCCCGGAGGATTTCGCGGCAACGTTGACACGCCTGGAATCCCTGGTGGCTCAACTGGAGTCGGGTGAGCTGTCTCTGGAAGCGTCATTAGTGGCGTTCGAGCGCGGTGTGCACCTGACCCGCGATGCCCAGCAACGCCTGGAAAACGCCGAGTTGCGCGTCAAGGCGTTGCTGGAGCAGCCCGATGGGAGCTTCCATGAGACGCCCTTCGATGCAGGGGAGGTCGATGGTGAGCGTTGA
- the serA gene encoding phosphoglycerate dehydrogenase: MAKTSLDKSKIKILLLEGIHQSAVDNLLNAGYTNIETLSTSLSEDELVEKIRDVHFIGLRSRTQLTERVFAAAERLTAVGCFCIGTNQVDLNAALERGIPVFNAPYSNTRSVAELVLAEAIMLLRGIPEKSTRAHQGGWLKSAKNSHEARGKTLGIIGYGSIGAQLSVLAESLGFDVLYYDVITKLAMGNARQVGSLEELLARADIVSLHVPDVPSTRWMIGRDQLALMKQSAIFINASRGTVVDIEALADVLESGKLLGAAIDVFPVEPKGSNDEFVSPLRGKDNVILTPHIGGSTLEAQENIGIEVSEKLITYSDNGTTITSVNFPEVALPAHPDKHRLLHIHENVPGVMSEINKVLGDEGINISAQYLQTNSGVGYVVIDVDKAYGPKALEALKRVNHTLRLRVLYSESNFEA, encoded by the coding sequence ATGGCCAAGACGTCTCTGGACAAGAGCAAGATCAAGATTCTGCTGCTCGAGGGCATTCATCAGTCCGCCGTGGACAACCTCCTGAATGCCGGTTACACCAACATCGAAACGCTCTCCACTTCCTTGTCCGAGGACGAGCTGGTCGAGAAGATCCGCGACGTTCACTTCATCGGCCTGCGCTCGCGCACGCAGCTCACCGAGCGCGTGTTCGCCGCCGCCGAGCGGCTCACCGCCGTGGGTTGTTTCTGCATCGGCACCAACCAGGTCGACCTCAACGCAGCGCTCGAGCGCGGTATTCCGGTCTTCAACGCGCCGTATTCCAATACCCGCTCGGTGGCCGAGTTGGTGCTCGCCGAAGCCATCATGCTGCTGCGCGGCATCCCTGAGAAATCCACCCGCGCCCATCAGGGCGGCTGGTTGAAGTCGGCCAAGAATTCCCATGAAGCGCGCGGCAAGACACTGGGGATCATCGGTTATGGCAGCATCGGCGCCCAGCTCTCGGTGCTCGCCGAATCGCTCGGCTTCGATGTCCTCTATTACGATGTGATCACCAAACTGGCCATGGGCAATGCCCGCCAGGTGGGCTCGCTCGAGGAGCTGCTAGCGCGTGCCGACATCGTCAGCCTACACGTGCCTGACGTACCCTCCACACGCTGGATGATCGGTCGCGACCAGCTGGCGCTGATGAAGCAGAGCGCCATCTTCATCAACGCCTCGCGCGGCACCGTGGTGGATATCGAGGCGCTGGCCGACGTACTCGAGAGCGGCAAGCTGCTCGGCGCGGCTATCGACGTCTTTCCCGTCGAACCCAAGGGCAGCAACGATGAGTTCGTCTCGCCGTTGCGCGGCAAGGACAACGTTATCCTCACGCCGCATATCGGCGGCTCGACCTTGGAAGCCCAGGAAAACATCGGCATCGAGGTCTCCGAGAAGCTGATCACTTATTCCGACAACGGCACCACCATTACCTCGGTCAACTTCCCCGAAGTCGCGCTGCCCGCCCATCCGGACAAACACCGCCTGTTGCACATTCACGAGAACGTGCCGGGCGTCATGTCCGAGATCAACAAGGTACTCGGCGACGAGGGCATCAACATCTCGGCGCAATACCTGCAGACCAACAGCGGCGTCGGCTACGTGGTCATCGATGTCGACAAGGCCTACGGTCCCAAGGCGCTGGAAGCGCTCAAGCGCGTCAACCACACCTTGCGCCTGCGCGTGCTCTATTCCGAGAGCAACTTCGAAGCTTGA